One Pseudalkalibacillus hwajinpoensis genomic window carries:
- a CDS encoding response regulator transcription factor has protein sequence MNTSKINVGVPQDYQEETLYQDLAKCQKIKLTDIKLNSIDFFLIELRDFFQILPIKKSCNCKIIVLFNKGEEKWVTDVINSGAAAYVKKNTSQIYKALKMISKYKIYIDEIAMKYFINDYRFIKDADIPEPTTITIKEKEVLQSLVDGYSTYLELSKVLKISEKTVSNHIHNILQKLNVESRTEAIVRALKQGWINITK, from the coding sequence ACGTAGGTGTTCCTCAAGACTATCAGGAAGAAACTCTCTACCAGGATCTTGCTAAGTGTCAAAAGATTAAGCTCACAGATATTAAATTAAATTCAATAGATTTTTTCTTAATAGAATTACGAGACTTTTTTCAGATTTTACCGATTAAAAAGTCTTGCAACTGCAAAATTATAGTCCTATTTAATAAAGGTGAAGAGAAATGGGTAACGGATGTAATTAATAGCGGTGCAGCAGCTTATGTAAAAAAGAATACTTCGCAAATTTATAAAGCTTTAAAGATGATATCAAAGTACAAAATATATATAGATGAGATTGCTATGAAATATTTTATAAATGACTATCGATTTATTAAAGATGCTGATATTCCAGAACCGACAACTATTACCATAAAAGAAAAAGAGGTATTACAAAGCTTAGTTGATGGATATAGTACCTATTTAGAACTATCTAAAGTACTTAAAATTAGTGAAAAGACTGTAAGCAATCACATCCATAACATTCTCCAGAAGTTAAATGTAGAGAGCCGTACTGAAGCTATAGTAAGGGCTTTAAAACAAGGTTGGATAAACATAACCAAGTAG
- a CDS encoding LLM class flavin-dependent oxidoreductase, producing MFNKKREMKLSLFIAGTGHHISSWRYPTSPSDGALNLDFIKDLTRKAEKGKFDFVFFADGLSINKESHPNILVDFEPITLLSNLSDSTTNIGLAGTMSTTYSEPYNSARQLSSLDHLSNGRAAWNIVTTADPESASNFGNAEHMKHEKRYERADEFVHIVKGLWNSWEEDALTRNVKTGEFFNDNKLHSIEHEGEFFSVKGPLSLPMSKQGHPVLIQAGSSPRGQRLAAKYAEVVFTNQVSLEDAKIFYKSIKEQAKVFGRSKEDIIVMPGITPLLGDTDEEARAKYDLLLRLIPLSTGKKTLSRYLNEFNLNNYSFEKPLPKNIDFSFNWELEIKYEYLLTISDEYNFTLGELGQYVASRNGHNYFVGTPEALADHMEVWFKEKGADAFNVMPVTLPEDLNIFVEQVIPILQRKELFRVDYQGMTLRENLGLKIPVNQVHQKT from the coding sequence ATGTTTAATAAGAAAAGAGAAATGAAATTATCTTTATTCATCGCAGGTACAGGACATCATATTTCCTCTTGGCGGTATCCAACGAGTCCATCAGACGGAGCGTTAAATTTAGATTTTATTAAAGACTTAACAAGAAAAGCGGAGAAAGGAAAGTTTGATTTTGTGTTTTTTGCCGATGGGTTATCAATAAACAAAGAATCTCACCCAAACATTTTAGTCGATTTTGAACCTATTACTCTGCTTTCTAACCTTTCAGATTCTACTACCAATATTGGCTTAGCGGGCACTATGTCAACTACATATAGCGAACCTTATAATTCCGCAAGACAATTAAGCTCTTTAGATCATTTATCAAATGGTAGGGCTGCATGGAATATTGTAACAACTGCAGATCCAGAATCAGCTAGTAATTTTGGTAATGCAGAACATATGAAACATGAAAAAAGATATGAACGAGCAGATGAGTTTGTTCATATCGTTAAAGGTTTGTGGAATTCTTGGGAAGAGGATGCTCTAACAAGAAATGTAAAAACCGGAGAGTTTTTTAACGATAATAAACTTCATTCAATAGAACACGAAGGTGAATTTTTCTCTGTTAAGGGTCCATTAAGCTTACCAATGAGTAAGCAAGGGCACCCAGTGTTAATCCAAGCAGGATCTTCACCTAGAGGTCAACGTTTAGCAGCAAAGTATGCAGAAGTAGTTTTTACGAATCAAGTTTCTTTAGAGGATGCTAAAATTTTTTATAAAAGTATTAAAGAGCAGGCTAAAGTATTTGGTAGAAGTAAAGAGGATATTATTGTCATGCCAGGCATCACGCCTTTGTTAGGAGATACCGATGAAGAAGCGAGGGCTAAATATGATTTACTTCTTCGATTAATTCCATTATCTACGGGCAAAAAGACTCTCTCGAGGTATCTAAATGAGTTTAATTTAAACAATTATAGTTTTGAAAAACCATTGCCGAAAAATATAGACTTTAGTTTTAATTGGGAGTTAGAGATCAAGTATGAGTACTTATTGACAATTAGTGATGAATACAACTTCACTTTAGGTGAATTAGGTCAGTACGTAGCAAGTAGAAATGGTCATAACTATTTTGTGGGAACACCCGAAGCTTTGGCAGATCACATGGAAGTCTGGTTTAAAGAAAAAGGAGCGGATGCTTTTAACGTCATGCCTGTAACACTTCCTGAGGATTTAAACATTTTTGTTGAACAAGTAATTCCTATTCTCCAACGAAAAGAATTATTTAGAGTTGATTATCAGGGAATGACTTTAAGAGAAAATCTAGGTTTGAAAATTCCAGTAAACCAGGTGCACCAAAAAACTTGA